Within the Bacteroidota bacterium genome, the region ACGACGGCGACCGATGTCTACGCCCTCGGCGTGGTGCTCTACGAACTCCTCGCCGGGCAGCGGCCCTACGACGTCGCGGGCCTCTCGCCGAGCGAGGTCGAACGGACGATCTGCGACACGGCCCCGACCCGCCCCTCGGCCTCGGTCCGGCCCGCCGAGTACGAGGCCGGCGCACTCGCCGCTCAGCGGCTGCGCGGCGACCTCGACACGATCGTCCTCAAAGCACTGGCGAAGGAGCCAGGGCAGCGCTACGCGTCGGCCGCCGCGCTCGCCGACGATCTGGGGCGGCACCTGGACGGCCTCCCCGTCACCGCCCGTCCGGCGACGGCGGGGTACCGGGCGCGCAAGTTCGTCGAGCGCCACCGCGTCGGGACGGCGGCGGCGGCGCTCGTGGTGCTGGCTCTCGTCACCGGCGCGGGCGTCGCACTGTGGCAGGCCGGCGTCGCTGCTGCGGAGCGCGACCGGGCGGCCGCAGCCCTCGTCCAAGTGGAGGGTACCCTCGACTTTCTGGAAGACACCATCCTCATGGGCAACCCGACGGAGGGCGACCCCGACGCACCCCTCAGCACCGTGCTCGACAGCGCGGCGGCGCGCGTGGACCGCGAGGCGACCTCCCCCCAGGTTGCCGGAGCCATTCACACTTCGCTCGCGGGGGTCTACAACGGACGCGGCCTCCCGGCGCGCGCCGAGCACCACGCCCGGCGTGCCCTCGCCACGCTCCCCGCAGGCGACGTCCGGCGCGGCTGGGCACTCGACGGCCTCGCCCTCGCCCTGACCGGAGCAGGACGCCCCGCCGAGGCTGAGGCCTATCACCAGCGTGCGATTGCCCTCCTCCGAGAGCCAGGCGACGAGCCCCAACTCGCGGTTGCTCTCAACAACTACGGCGGGACCCTCGGAGCGCTGGGGCGAGTCGACAGCGCGGAGGTGGCCTACCGGGAATCCGTAGCTCTTCGGCGGACGCTGGGCATCGAGACCGCCTCAACGCTGAACAACCTCGCCGTGCTGCTGCTGGAGCGAGGCGAAACCGCACAGGCCGTGGAGGCCTTTTCGGACATGGTCGCGGCGCTGCGGCAGGATGACAACCCGGGGGCCACCTACCAGCTGCCCTTCGCGCTCGTCAACCGGGCTGGTGCCCTCAGCGACCTCGGCCGGCCGGAGGAGGCGACGGCGGACTTCCGTGAAGCGTGGACGTTGGCGGCCGACCACCT harbors:
- a CDS encoding tetratricopeptide repeat protein, whose amino-acid sequence is TTATDVYALGVVLYELLAGQRPYDVAGLSPSEVERTICDTAPTRPSASVRPAEYEAGALAAQRLRGDLDTIVLKALAKEPGQRYASAAALADDLGRHLDGLPVTARPATAGYRARKFVERHRVGTAAAALVVLALVTGAGVALWQAGVAAAERDRAAAALVQVEGTLDFLEDTILMGNPTEGDPDAPLSTVLDSAAARVDREATSPQVAGAIHTSLAGVYNGRGLPARAEHHARRALATLPAGDVRRGWALDGLALALTGAGRPAEAEAYHQRAIALLREPGDEPQLAVALNNYGGTLGALGRVDSAEVAYRESVALRRTLGIETASTLNNLAVLLLERGETAQAVEAFSDMVAALRQDDNPGATYQLPFALVNRAGALSDLGRPEEATADFREAWTLAADHLGEDHPEAIAMRVSLVNHLNRVGRTDEAEQEGTAVLATAEAALEPGHPFLAYAQSVVGGAFCNAGDPQRGAALLEASLGSRRAMLPPEHWLLSNGESLLGGCLAQLGRAAEADRLLRGGYDGVRAALGDDHPRTDEARTRLADFLMANGRTSEAESLSEQG